The following coding sequences lie in one Deinococcus sp. AJ005 genomic window:
- a CDS encoding DEAD/DEAH box helicase family protein: MTAPLHLDRGTLVMSAVPACVSEFFTWDARSQNYRARGQSYRTIVETLRAQGLSFKDEAANFAKLELSVARELPPYAHQLGALRAWKEAGRRGTVELPTGAGKTLVAQLALRDTPRSALICVPTLDLLQQWYSGLVAAFPDANIGLLGGGSHDDTPILVSTYDSAAIHAEDLAGKYALLICDECHHLPSDFMRVIAEMSLAPYRLGLSATLKRSDGRERDLDTLLGPVVYSCAPEDLAGTTLADYREVVIKVRLSHAEQSRYDGLIGQRNHFLRLNNIKLGSLDGWKQFIMASGSPQGRAAMLAHREARSLAYGTEGKLRVLEEILANHPNERTIIFTDDNATVYRISREFLIPSITHQTPTKERHGVLERFRDGSYRILTTSRVLNEGVDVPEASVGVMLSGTATEREYIQRLGRILRKAKGKKATLYEVITEGTSEERVSQQRKGQWKPQQLAPTWEDINAPD; encoded by the coding sequence ATGACTGCCCCGCTGCATCTGGACCGGGGAACCCTGGTGATGTCAGCGGTTCCCGCCTGCGTCTCTGAATTCTTCACCTGGGACGCCCGGAGCCAGAATTACCGTGCCAGGGGGCAGAGTTACCGCACCATCGTGGAAACGTTGCGGGCGCAGGGACTGAGCTTCAAGGATGAGGCGGCGAACTTCGCCAAACTCGAACTGTCGGTGGCCCGTGAGCTGCCGCCTTACGCCCACCAGCTCGGCGCGCTGCGGGCCTGGAAGGAAGCCGGAAGAAGGGGAACCGTTGAGCTGCCCACCGGGGCGGGCAAAACGCTGGTGGCCCAGCTCGCCCTGAGAGACACCCCCAGAAGTGCGCTGATCTGCGTGCCGACGCTGGACCTGTTGCAGCAGTGGTATTCAGGACTGGTGGCCGCTTTTCCCGACGCCAACATCGGCCTGCTGGGCGGGGGCAGCCATGACGACACCCCGATTCTGGTGTCCACCTACGATTCCGCCGCCATCCATGCTGAAGACCTGGCGGGGAAGTACGCGCTGCTGATCTGCGACGAGTGCCACCACCTGCCCAGTGACTTCATGCGCGTCATCGCGGAAATGAGTCTGGCCCCCTATCGGCTGGGGCTGTCGGCCACCCTCAAGCGCAGCGACGGGCGGGAAAGAGACCTCGACACGCTGCTCGGCCCGGTGGTCTATTCCTGTGCCCCTGAAGACCTGGCCGGAACCACGCTGGCCGATTACCGCGAGGTGGTGATCAAGGTGCGCCTGAGCCACGCCGAACAGTCTCGCTACGACGGTCTCATCGGGCAGCGCAACCATTTTCTGCGCCTGAACAACATCAAACTCGGCTCCCTGGATGGCTGGAAGCAGTTCATCATGGCGAGCGGCTCGCCCCAGGGGCGGGCCGCCATGCTGGCCCACCGCGAGGCCCGGTCACTGGCCTACGGCACGGAGGGAAAGTTGCGGGTTTTAGAAGAGATCCTGGCCAACCACCCGAATGAGCGAACGATCATCTTCACCGACGACAACGCCACCGTCTACCGCATCAGCCGTGAGTTTTTAATTCCCTCCATCACCCACCAGACCCCCACTAAAGAGCGGCATGGGGTGCTGGAGCGCTTCCGGGACGGCTCCTACCGCATCCTGACCACCAGCCGGGTGCTGAATGAGGGCGTGGACGTGCCTGAAGCGTCTGTGGGCGTGATGCTGTCCGGCACCGCCACCGAGCGCGAATACATTCAGCGCCTGGGCCGCATTCTGCGCAAGGCGAAGGGCAAGAAGGCCACCCTCTACGAAGTGATCACCGAAGGCACCTCCGAGGAGCGGGTCAGCCAGCAGCGCAAGGGCCAGTGGAAGCCCCAGCAGCTTGCCCCCACCTGGGAGGACATCAATGCTCCCGACTGA
- a CDS encoding excalibur calcium-binding domain-containing protein: MRRFFLLAALLGGGAVAQTALPGVLTIRFLDVGQGDAVLITAPEGQSLLYDGGRSEKRMTELLAQYGVKSLAVVAASHADADHITGLIPAVQMFKPRFFLNNGIAATTQTFGKLTAAVQAAGTQGLLAKDQVINLGSVKVTVLPPPLGMPKTDQNLNSVGLLIEYGTFKALMTGDSETAETQGWLRAYPASKLGPIDVYKSIHHGAKNGDNPVWLRAVRPSNVVIGVGPNNYGHPTSEALNLYKSVGAAIYRTDLNGTVTITVQPGGKYSLGTGKGTGTTPQAAPPRVTPQPLPRVTPPVVPALPSSLTYPNCAAVRAAGKAPLLAGQPGYSRKLDRDGDGRACE; the protein is encoded by the coding sequence GTGAGGCGCTTTTTCTTGCTGGCGGCCCTGCTGGGCGGGGGCGCTGTGGCTCAGACCGCACTCCCCGGTGTGCTGACCATCCGGTTCCTGGACGTGGGCCAGGGCGACGCCGTGCTGATTACCGCCCCTGAAGGTCAGAGCCTGCTGTACGACGGTGGACGCAGTGAGAAGCGCATGACGGAACTGCTTGCTCAGTACGGCGTCAAATCCCTGGCGGTGGTGGCCGCATCGCACGCCGACGCGGACCACATCACCGGACTGATCCCGGCAGTCCAGATGTTCAAGCCCAGATTCTTCCTGAACAACGGGATTGCGGCGACGACGCAGACCTTCGGCAAGTTGACGGCAGCGGTCCAAGCCGCTGGCACCCAGGGGTTGCTGGCAAAAGATCAGGTCATCAATCTGGGCAGCGTCAAAGTCACTGTCCTGCCCCCGCCACTGGGGATGCCGAAGACCGATCAGAACCTCAACAGCGTTGGCCTGCTGATCGAATACGGCACGTTCAAAGCACTGATGACGGGTGACAGCGAGACGGCGGAAACGCAGGGCTGGTTGAGGGCTTACCCGGCCAGCAAACTCGGTCCCATCGACGTGTACAAGAGCATCCACCACGGGGCGAAGAATGGGGACAACCCCGTGTGGCTGAGGGCGGTGCGGCCCAGCAACGTCGTGATCGGCGTCGGCCCGAACAACTATGGGCATCCCACCTCGGAGGCACTGAATCTGTACAAGAGTGTTGGCGCGGCCATCTACCGCACGGACCTCAACGGCACGGTGACGATCACGGTGCAGCCCGGTGGCAAGTACAGTCTGGGCACCGGGAAAGGGACGGGGACGACGCCCCAGGCGGCTCCCCCGCGCGTGACGCCCCAACCCCTCCCACGGGTCACCCCCCCAGTGGTCCCTGCTCTGCCCAGTTCGCTGACCTATCCCAACTGCGCCGCCGTGCGCGCGGCAGGCAAAGCGCCGCTGCTCGCCGGTCAGCCCGGCTACAGCCGCAAGCTGGACCGCGACGGCGATGGACGGGCCTGCGAGTAA
- a CDS encoding DUF3006 domain-containing protein gives MASEQHEELGISHVTIDGIEGQVVRVELPDGTTQDWRLSSLPKGVREGDVIRIDVQGGDVDIEIDHEETDRRLALGQRQLDSLNAKAPDGDIDL, from the coding sequence ATGGCATCGGAGCAGCACGAGGAGTTGGGCATCAGCCACGTCACCATCGACGGCATTGAAGGACAGGTGGTCCGGGTGGAGCTGCCGGACGGGACCACGCAGGACTGGCGGCTGTCGAGCCTGCCCAAAGGGGTCAGGGAAGGTGACGTCATCAGGATCGACGTGCAGGGCGGGGATGTGGACATCGAGATTGACCACGAGGAAACTGACCGCAGACTCGCTCTGGGCCAGCGCCAGCTCGACAGTCTGAATGCCAAAGCACCTGACGGAGACATTGACCTGTGA
- a CDS encoding SDR family NAD(P)-dependent oxidoreductase, translated as MINLDGKVVFVTGASRGIGAVCVRSLLDVGASVAAHLGRSGQGGEALVEEFGADRIHLLSGDLAQEGEAVRLFQAAVAWQGRVNVLVNNAGIAPPITVDDPLEAWSAVWKETLQVNLLSVADTCREAVQHFRGQGGGIIINIASRAAFRGDQPNAMHYAASKGGVIALTRSIARGFAHEGVLAYAVAPGWVRTEMAEAYLNEHAAELAQEFPLGDAAPPGDVAATVVFLASGLVRHMTGATLDINGASYVR; from the coding sequence ATGATCAATCTAGACGGAAAAGTGGTGTTCGTGACCGGAGCATCGCGCGGCATTGGCGCAGTCTGTGTCCGCAGTCTGCTGGATGTGGGCGCGTCGGTGGCCGCCCACCTGGGCCGCAGCGGACAGGGCGGTGAGGCCCTGGTAGAAGAGTTCGGTGCAGACCGGATTCATCTTCTGAGTGGTGATCTAGCGCAGGAAGGGGAAGCCGTCCGCCTGTTTCAGGCCGCCGTCGCCTGGCAGGGCCGCGTCAACGTGCTGGTGAACAACGCCGGAATCGCGCCGCCCATTACCGTGGATGATCCCCTGGAAGCGTGGTCCGCCGTCTGGAAAGAGACCTTGCAGGTCAATCTGCTCAGCGTGGCGGACACCTGCCGGGAAGCCGTTCAGCACTTCCGGGGTCAGGGCGGCGGCATCATCATCAACATCGCCAGCCGGGCGGCCTTCCGGGGAGACCAGCCCAACGCCATGCACTACGCCGCCTCCAAAGGCGGCGTGATCGCCCTGACCCGCTCGATTGCCAGAGGGTTTGCCCATGAGGGCGTTCTGGCCTATGCAGTGGCCCCGGGCTGGGTTCGCACCGAGATGGCCGAGGCGTACCTGAATGAACACGCCGCGGAACTGGCCCAGGAGTTCCCGCTGGGGGACGCGGCCCCGCCCGGGGACGTGGCGGCCACCGTGGTCTTCCTGGCCTCGGGGCTGGTGCGGCACATGACCGGGGCGACGCTGGACATCAACGGGGCGTCCTACGTGCGTTAG
- a CDS encoding IS1182 family transposase, translated as MSLHPQPWGDIPEETVRVARASFPKGNTIMRLRDEFGALYQDQDFAALFPRHGQPAWSPWRLALITVYQFLEQLSDRGAADAVRGRLDWKYALSLELDDSGFDHTVLSEFRTRLVKGNAELLLLDQMLSRFRESGLLKSRGKQRTDSTHVLTSVRVLTRHEHLAETFRAALNALATVDPLWLKPWVPEAWFERYGRRMEEFRLPKSKANRTVYLQQLGQDGFRLLDALEQDEDLVQLQSLTAIHLLHAAWHHHFEGQPDGVRLRDPEELGPHHERFNSPYDPEARFAQKKNRRWHGYKVHLTEACDDELPHLITHVHTVPAFQADIDAMTPVHSALSRKQVTPAEHFVDSAYVNTASLITSTNPEGTEVIGPIRADAHWQSREPDAFSIQAFHIDWEARAVTCPQGHVSRKWLVRERPKRTVISVRFARRDCLHCPVRQRCTRNVSGHARELTLMPQDLFEARNAQRAAQHGQPWLTRYHRRAGIEGTISQGVRAYGLRQARYRGERKTQLQAGCLAAAINVERLVAWLTGRLRETTRISRFAVLAG; from the coding sequence ATGAGCCTGCATCCTCAGCCGTGGGGTGATATCCCCGAAGAAACCGTCCGGGTCGCGCGTGCTTCGTTTCCAAAAGGCAACACGATCATGCGGCTGCGCGACGAGTTCGGCGCGCTGTATCAGGATCAGGACTTCGCGGCCCTGTTTCCGCGCCACGGCCAGCCCGCCTGGTCTCCATGGCGATTGGCACTAATCACCGTCTATCAATTTCTGGAACAACTCAGCGACCGGGGTGCTGCGGATGCCGTCCGGGGCAGGTTGGACTGGAAATATGCGCTGAGTCTGGAACTGGATGATTCTGGCTTTGATCATACGGTGCTGAGTGAGTTCCGAACCCGTCTGGTCAAGGGCAATGCGGAACTGTTGCTGCTGGATCAGATGCTCTCCCGGTTCCGGGAGAGCGGCCTATTGAAGTCACGCGGAAAACAACGCACGGACTCCACCCATGTGTTGACCAGCGTCCGTGTGCTGACGCGTCACGAACATCTTGCCGAGACCTTCCGGGCGGCCCTCAACGCGCTGGCGACGGTGGATCCCTTATGGCTGAAGCCCTGGGTACCTGAGGCGTGGTTTGAACGATATGGGCGGCGCATGGAAGAGTTTCGACTGCCCAAAAGCAAGGCGAACCGGACGGTCTATCTTCAGCAACTGGGTCAGGATGGCTTTCGTCTCCTAGACGCCCTGGAACAGGACGAAGACCTCGTTCAACTCCAGTCTCTCACTGCCATTCACCTTCTGCATGCGGCCTGGCACCATCACTTTGAGGGTCAGCCGGACGGTGTCCGGCTGCGAGATCCTGAAGAGTTGGGGCCGCACCATGAGCGCTTCAACTCCCCGTATGACCCAGAGGCGCGGTTCGCTCAGAAGAAAAACCGACGGTGGCATGGCTACAAAGTGCATCTCACGGAGGCGTGTGACGACGAACTACCGCACCTGATCACGCACGTCCACACCGTCCCCGCATTCCAGGCTGACATTGACGCGATGACACCCGTTCACTCTGCATTGAGTCGCAAACAGGTCACGCCAGCCGAACATTTCGTCGATTCAGCCTATGTCAACACGGCGTCGCTGATCACGAGCACAAATCCTGAGGGGACTGAAGTGATTGGCCCGATCCGGGCTGATGCACACTGGCAAAGTCGAGAACCGGACGCGTTCTCAATCCAGGCCTTTCATATCGACTGGGAAGCCAGGGCAGTGACCTGTCCACAAGGTCATGTCTCACGTAAATGGCTGGTCAGGGAACGTCCGAAAAGAACCGTGATCTCGGTGCGCTTCGCGCGCCGAGATTGCCTGCACTGCCCCGTACGCCAACGCTGCACCCGGAACGTCAGTGGACACGCTCGCGAACTGACCCTGATGCCTCAGGACTTATTTGAGGCCAGAAATGCACAGCGCGCTGCCCAGCATGGTCAACCGTGGCTGACCCGCTATCACCGCCGCGCCGGAATTGAAGGGACGATTTCACAGGGGGTTAGGGCCTATGGTCTGCGTCAGGCACGGTACCGTGGTGAGCGGAAGACACAACTTCAGGCGGGCTGTCTCGCGGCAGCAATCAACGTGGAGCGCCTGGTGGCCTGGCTGACCGGAAGACTGCGAGAAACGACGCGTATCTCTAGATTTGCCGTGCTAGCTGGATAA
- a CDS encoding bifunctional DNA primase/polymerase yields MYDDEAERVYEAACHLVRQGISVIPTGGGVSQGAKAPHKQALIASGHTSLNTDGEPRASWKPMQTQLPTAQDLNIWYRQVRARGLGMVTGELSGYIVIDVDLEGLPLMHELGWKPHVISPSGGAHLYLHHPGWYVQSNASKNKKTLPPGFDVRGDGGYIMFPPSRNRQGFYRRTEQRQRLRMEEVPETVTVAGETYRLRQALGLTPPAPQEPRSAERTSFQPSFSDEERCPMFLMLDRAADYAADSRNKGAFMLGLWANANGYNMGEALRAAGEYTDIVQGVKRTPFTLEEAQKAVASAFTYPKKDPWTRREETYP; encoded by the coding sequence TTGTACGACGATGAAGCCGAACGGGTCTACGAGGCCGCGTGCCATCTGGTGCGTCAGGGGATCAGCGTCATCCCGACAGGCGGAGGCGTCAGCCAGGGGGCCAAAGCACCGCACAAGCAGGCCCTGATCGCCTCCGGCCACACCTCCTTGAATACCGACGGCGAACCCAGGGCCAGTTGGAAGCCCATGCAAACCCAGCTTCCCACGGCTCAAGACCTCAACATCTGGTACAGGCAGGTCCGCGCACGCGGCCTCGGCATGGTCACCGGCGAGCTGAGTGGTTACATCGTCATTGACGTGGACCTGGAAGGCTTGCCCCTGATGCACGAACTGGGGTGGAAGCCGCATGTCATCTCACCGAGCGGCGGCGCGCACCTCTACCTGCACCATCCTGGCTGGTACGTGCAGTCCAACGCCAGCAAGAACAAGAAGACCCTGCCACCAGGGTTCGATGTTCGCGGCGACGGCGGTTACATCATGTTCCCGCCCAGCCGCAACCGCCAGGGCTTTTACCGCCGCACCGAGCAGCGCCAGAGGCTCAGGATGGAGGAGGTGCCGGAGACCGTCACCGTGGCAGGGGAGACCTACCGGCTGCGTCAGGCATTGGGGCTGACTCCACCCGCACCGCAGGAACCCAGGAGCGCCGAGCGGACCAGCTTTCAGCCCTCCTTCTCGGACGAGGAACGCTGTCCCATGTTTCTGATGCTGGACCGGGCCGCCGACTATGCGGCGGACAGCCGGAACAAGGGGGCATTCATGCTGGGGTTGTGGGCCAACGCCAACGGCTACAACATGGGCGAAGCCCTCCGTGCCGCCGGGGAGTACACGGACATAGTGCAAGGCGTGAAGCGGACGCCATTCACTTTAGAGGAGGCTCAGAAAGCCGTTGCCAGCGCCTTTACCTACCCCAAGAAAGACCCCTGGACGAGGCGGGAGGAGACGTACCCATAA
- a CDS encoding ParA family protein: MEIFSVANMKGGVGKTTTAIQIAQGLGRKGKTLLLDADQELQCAVAWRSSDNPAWSFDVARYGEDAAKRMKGYKYVVIDSKGNEQGHDLVSLARASNLLIVPTRPEGVSATGLANTLSPLVDAGIQNFRVLVVVNEGGRGEELREHLAESGIPVFTSMVRKSTAVGDAAEQRIPLEAYTQNRYARTVALEYQSVMREALSYVR, translated from the coding sequence ATGGAAATTTTCAGTGTCGCCAACATGAAAGGCGGTGTGGGCAAGACCACCACGGCCATTCAGATCGCTCAGGGACTCGGCAGGAAGGGGAAGACGCTGCTGCTTGACGCCGATCAGGAATTGCAGTGCGCGGTGGCCTGGCGCAGCAGCGATAACCCAGCGTGGTCCTTTGACGTGGCCCGTTACGGCGAGGACGCTGCCAAACGGATGAAAGGCTATAAGTACGTGGTCATTGACAGCAAGGGCAATGAGCAGGGACACGATCTGGTCAGCCTGGCCCGCGCCAGCAACCTGCTGATCGTCCCGACCCGACCTGAAGGAGTCTCAGCCACTGGACTGGCCAATACCCTGAGTCCACTGGTAGACGCTGGGATTCAGAACTTCCGGGTTCTGGTCGTGGTCAATGAGGGGGGCCGGGGCGAGGAGCTGCGCGAACATCTCGCCGAGAGCGGCATTCCCGTCTTCACCAGCATGGTCAGGAAATCGACGGCGGTGGGCGACGCTGCCGAGCAGCGCATCCCCCTGGAGGCCTACACCCAGAACCGGTATGCCCGGACTGTGGCGCTGGAATACCAGTCGGTCATGCGGGAGGCGCTGTCATATGTCCGTTAA
- a CDS encoding zeta toxin family protein gives MIAGENGAGKSTLVKARKLRTIDPDQLTEARGQGFNNAANVGGARAALQAQEEALAQGQSFGVETTLSARQPLTLMDRARAQGYDVHLAFIIPHPGEDTRLRIDNRVLQGGHNISDRDLKRRLPRVLENLPEAMKRADVAALYVSAEKSSDFVMVGAMHGGQLTVTPQLPGHIRAALESKFPQMQTAERIGRSHAVTQQFSPRVQRDLES, from the coding sequence GTGATTGCTGGAGAGAATGGGGCCGGGAAAAGTACACTGGTCAAGGCCCGCAAACTGCGGACCATCGACCCCGATCAACTGACCGAGGCGCGGGGGCAGGGTTTTAACAACGCCGCAAACGTAGGAGGGGCCAGGGCCGCACTTCAGGCCCAGGAGGAGGCGCTGGCCCAGGGTCAGAGTTTTGGCGTGGAGACCACGCTCTCGGCAAGGCAGCCTCTCACGCTGATGGACCGGGCCAGAGCGCAGGGGTACGACGTGCATCTGGCCTTTATCATCCCGCACCCTGGCGAGGACACCAGGCTCAGGATTGACAACCGCGTGTTGCAGGGCGGCCACAACATCTCGGACAGGGATCTGAAGCGCAGACTCCCCCGTGTGCTGGAAAACCTGCCAGAAGCCATGAAGCGGGCGGACGTTGCGGCCCTGTACGTCTCCGCTGAAAAGAGCAGCGACTTCGTGATGGTAGGAGCCATGCACGGGGGGCAGCTCACCGTGACGCCGCAGTTGCCAGGCCACATCAGGGCCGCCCTTGAAAGTAAATTCCCGCAGATGCAGACCGCCGAGAGGATCGGGCGCTCACACGCGGTCACGCAGCAATTCAGCCCGCGTGTCCAGCGTGACCTGGAATCCTAA
- a CDS encoding tyrosine-type recombinase/integrase: MTATQSTSSMLTDVLRGFAGYLKREEGLSPGTIRQYGADCSRLANWFAEHRPQIMSWSEVKTRDLRAYVDQQQPEPARNRRLLASWRKLWGYLSDVEGLTMHPGPTGIKRVKLPSRQPQYLTPSEVSRLLNAVDGASPEQTRRNKAVVAFLYGTGCRIAEALSLTVDKVEFDFDGTPHKIRVIGKGNKERTLFLSPTAQRVLKDWLGYRQLYVSESSTVFCHLRGQKAGQAVTARSIERVVRAAGERAGLAPEKCTPHKLRHSHATALVKAGRRLEEVQEILGHESIATTRIYAHLEPERLAAAAASLPDIL; this comes from the coding sequence ATGACAGCCACCCAGTCCACCTCCTCAATGCTGACCGATGTACTCAGAGGATTCGCGGGCTACCTCAAACGGGAAGAGGGCTTGAGTCCGGGAACCATCCGCCAGTACGGAGCCGACTGTTCAAGGCTGGCCAACTGGTTTGCCGAACACCGCCCCCAGATCATGAGCTGGAGCGAAGTAAAAACCCGTGATCTCCGGGCCTATGTCGATCAGCAGCAGCCGGAACCAGCGCGCAACCGCCGCCTGCTGGCCAGTTGGCGCAAGCTGTGGGGGTATCTCAGCGACGTGGAGGGCCTGACCATGCATCCCGGCCCCACCGGGATCAAGCGGGTCAAGCTGCCCAGCCGCCAGCCCCAGTACCTGACCCCCAGCGAGGTCTCCCGCCTGCTGAATGCGGTGGACGGTGCGAGTCCAGAGCAGACCAGGCGCAACAAGGCCGTCGTCGCCTTCCTCTACGGGACGGGTTGCCGGATTGCCGAAGCCCTGAGTCTGACCGTGGACAAGGTGGAGTTCGACTTTGACGGAACGCCTCACAAAATACGGGTGATCGGCAAGGGCAACAAGGAGCGCACCCTCTTTCTCTCCCCCACTGCCCAGCGGGTGTTGAAAGACTGGCTGGGATACCGCCAGCTCTATGTCTCAGAGAGTTCCACCGTGTTCTGTCATTTGCGGGGTCAGAAGGCAGGGCAGGCGGTCACGGCGCGCAGCATCGAGCGGGTGGTCAGGGCCGCAGGTGAGCGTGCGGGCCTAGCTCCCGAAAAATGCACCCCCCACAAGCTCCGGCACTCGCACGCCACGGCGCTGGTCAAGGCGGGCCGCAGGCTGGAGGAGGTGCAGGAGATTCTGGGGCATGAGAGCATCGCCACCACCCGCATTTATGCCCACCTGGAGCCGGAACGTTTGGCGGCGGCGGCGGCCAGCTTGCCGGACATTCTATAG
- a CDS encoding general stress protein B, with amino-acid sequence MSQSQPTTEKFSPRLSASERGRLGGQATAQRHGSVHMETIGRAGF; translated from the coding sequence ATGAGTCAATCTCAGCCCACCACCGAGAAGTTTAGCCCCCGCCTTTCCGCCAGTGAGCGCGGCAGGTTGGGAGGGCAGGCCACCGCCCAGCGCCACGGCAGCGTGCATATGGAAACGATTGGACGCGCCGGATTCTGA